One Schistocerca americana isolate TAMUIC-IGC-003095 unplaced genomic scaffold, iqSchAmer2.1 HiC_scaffold_1259, whole genome shotgun sequence DNA segment encodes these proteins:
- the LOC124563973 gene encoding prestalk protein-like, with the protein MAAQLERAAQLERAAQLQCSTTCENSKACEDSKACEDSKACEDSTACEDSTACEDSTACEDSTACEDSTACEDSTACELSTACEDSTACEDSTACEDSLACEDSTACEDSTASEDSTACEDSTACEDSTACEDSTACEDSTACEVSTPCEGSTPCEGSTACEDSTACEESTACENSSACEVSTACEDSTACEDSTACEDGTACEDGTAYKDGTACEDSTACEDSTACEDNTGCGDSTACVDSTGCEDSTACEDSTACEDSTACEDSTACEDSIACGDSTACELSTACEDSTACEDSTACEDSTACEDSIACEDSTTCEDSTACEDSTGCEDSTAC; encoded by the exons atggcagctcaacttgagagggcagctcaacttgagagggcagctcaacttcagt gcagcacaacttgcgagaacagcaaagcttgtgaggacagcaaagcttgtgaggacagcaaagcttgtgaggacagcacagcttgcgaggacagcacagcttgcgaggacagcacagcttgcgaggacagcacagcttgcgaggacagcacagcttgcgaggacagcacagcttgcgagctcagcacagcttgcgaggacagcacagcttgcgaggacagcacagcttgcgaggacagcttagcttgcgaggacagcacagcttgcgaggacagcacagctagcgaggacagcacagcttgcgaggacagcacagcttgcgaggacagcacagcttgcgaggacagcacagcttgcgaggacagcacagcttgcgaggtcagcacaccttgcgagggcagcacaccttgcgagggcagcacagcttgcgaggacagcacagcttgcgaggagagcacagcttgcgagaacagctcagcttgcgaggtcagcacagcttgcgaggacagcacagcttgtgaggacagcacagcttgcgaggacggcacagcttgcgaggacggcacagcttacaaagacggcacagcttgcgaggacagcacagcttgcgaggacagcacagcttgcgaggacaacacaggttgcggggacagcacagcttgcgttgacagcacaggttgcgaggacagcacggcttgcgaggacagcacggcttgcgaggacagcacagcttgcgaggacagcacagcttgcgaggacagcatagcttgcggggacagcacagcttgcgagctcagcacagcttgcgaggacagcacagcttgcgaggacagcacagcttgcgaggacagcacagcttgcgaggacagcatagcttgcgaggacagcacaacttgcgaggacagcacagcttgcgaggacagcacaggttgcgaggacagcacagcttgctag